Proteins co-encoded in one Brassica oleracea var. oleracea cultivar TO1000 chromosome C4, BOL, whole genome shotgun sequence genomic window:
- the LOC106339315 gene encoding 40S ribosomal protein S3-2-like produces MATQISKKRKFVADGVFYAELNEVLTRELAEDGYSGVEVRVTPMRTEIIIRATRTQNVLGEKGRRIRELTSLVQKRFRFPQDSVELYAEKVANRGLCAIAQAESLRYKLLGGLAVRRACYGVLRFVMESGAKGCEVIVSGKLRAARAKSMKFKDGYMVSSGQPTKEYIDSAVRHVLLRQGVLGIKVKVMLDWDPKGVLGPKTPLPDVVIIHTPKEEDVNSAPAQVAAPAALLPEAPLTAVDYPEMIPVA; encoded by the exons ATGGCGACGCAAATCAGCAAGAAGAGGAAG TTTGTCGCCGACGGTGTGTTCTACGCCGAGTTGAACGAGGTTCTAACTAGGGAGCTAGCAGAGGATGGTTACTCAGGTGTGGAGGTTAGGGTTACTCCCATGAGGACTGAGATTATCATTAGAGCTACCCGTACCCAAAATGTTCTCG GTGAGAAGGGGAGGAGAATCAGGGAGTTGACATCTCTTGTGCAGAAGAGATTCAGATTCCCTCAAGACAGTGTTGAGCTTTACGCTGAGAAGGTTGCTAACAGAGGCCTCTGTGCCATTGCTCAGGCTGAGTCTCTCCGTTACAAGCTCCTCGGTGGTCTTGCTGTTCGCAG GGCTTGCTATGGTGTCTTGAGATTCGTCATGGAGAGTGGCGCTAAGGGATGTGAG GTGATTGTGAGTGGAAAGCTCCGTGCAGCACGTGCCAAGTCCATGAAATTCAAAGACGGTTACATGGTTTCCTCTGGTCAACCTACCAAGGAGTACATCGACTCTGCAGTCAGACATGTTCTCCTCAGACAG GGTGTGCTTGGAATCAAGGTCAAGGTCATGCTTGACTGGGACCCTAAGGGTGTACTTGGACCAAAGACACCACTACCTGATGTTGTCATCATCCATACTCCCAAGGAAGAAGATGTCAACTCCGCACCAGCTCAGGTTGCTGCTCCGGCTGCTCTTCTTCCAGAAGCTCCCCTCACAGCCGTAGATTACCCTGAGATGATCCCTGTCGCCTAG